Proteins from a single region of Pseudopedobacter saltans DSM 12145:
- a CDS encoding helix-turn-helix domain-containing protein yields MNIDKMEFVAWMERIMDRLDILGNHIDDLQKKRNSIDGEELLDNQDLLQMLKISNRSLQRYRSIGKLPYYTISGKLYYKLSDVHQFIRESFNPPLPKLDANK; encoded by the coding sequence ATGAATATCGACAAAATGGAATTTGTGGCGTGGATGGAACGCATAATGGACAGGCTGGACATTCTTGGCAACCACATAGACGATTTACAAAAGAAGCGCAACAGCATAGACGGCGAAGAGTTACTGGATAATCAGGATTTATTGCAAATGCTGAAAATCAGTAACCGTTCCCTGCAACGGTATCGCTCCATAGGTAAGCTCCCTTATTATACCATTAGCGGAAAACTGTATTACAAGCTATCCGATGTGCATCAGTTCATCAGGGAAAGTTTTAACCCTCCGTTACCTAAACTGGATGCCAATAAGTGA
- a CDS encoding DUF3945 domain-containing protein gives MSEETTNKQEMPEQLSDILLVLDKEKMKIQAVKSIDENGKMETVDPTKKNQNQFMRVDKSGDFFSNFFSNFFSQLKNPTNFTFFKVPASVAAEKAEELQKHVDKPTPQGEKVLKEHEVKAEPQPDKKQENQNNMATAQTTTETSEYRYKPEQIDWDTMKNLGLSKEYLEKRNLLDPLLRGYKTNELLPIGINLGGSILRTDARLSLQQAEDGNVIVAIHGIKREPNLHFEFFGHKFTDEDKKNLLETGNMGRVVNLVNSKTGDLMPSIISIDRLTNDVVALRTEFIKIPDEIKGVKLNDEQKQTLMEGKPLYLEGMISSKGTEFSATVQFNADKRYVEFLFDRSNNNQQAQTNQQNTQQSNQQSQPQEAPRTFRGKELDDEQYNKFKAGQTIYVELKDKKDQPYKGYITFDKDTGKTNFEFPGQYKARVEPAETHKTQTAVNSEGKTNEATKNVQEPLKSGQQRPKNEKQQEQQDNKPEKSKGRKM, from the coding sequence ATGAGCGAAGAAACAACTAATAAACAGGAAATGCCCGAACAGCTTTCGGACATCTTACTCGTACTGGATAAAGAGAAAATGAAAATCCAGGCAGTAAAGAGTATAGACGAAAACGGGAAAATGGAAACCGTTGACCCCACGAAGAAAAATCAAAACCAGTTTATGCGTGTGGATAAAAGCGGTGATTTCTTTTCCAACTTCTTTTCCAATTTTTTCAGCCAGTTAAAGAACCCTACAAACTTTACTTTCTTCAAAGTGCCTGCCTCGGTTGCTGCTGAAAAAGCAGAGGAATTACAAAAGCACGTAGATAAGCCCACTCCACAGGGCGAAAAAGTGCTGAAAGAACACGAAGTGAAAGCAGAACCCCAACCCGATAAAAAACAAGAAAATCAAAATAATATGGCAACAGCACAAACAACAACGGAAACAAGCGAATATCGCTACAAGCCGGAGCAGATTGATTGGGACACAATGAAAAACCTCGGATTGAGCAAAGAGTATCTTGAAAAAAGGAACCTGCTCGACCCTTTGTTACGAGGTTATAAAACCAATGAGCTTTTACCGATAGGTATCAACCTCGGGGGCTCTATCCTCCGCACGGATGCCCGCCTGTCTTTACAGCAAGCGGAAGACGGCAATGTTATCGTGGCAATACACGGTATCAAAAGAGAACCTAACCTCCACTTTGAATTTTTCGGTCACAAGTTTACGGACGAAGACAAGAAAAACCTGCTCGAAACGGGTAATATGGGGCGTGTCGTCAATTTGGTAAACTCCAAAACAGGCGACCTGATGCCGTCCATTATAAGTATTGACAGGCTGACCAATGACGTGGTTGCACTGCGCACGGAGTTTATAAAAATTCCCGATGAAATTAAGGGCGTAAAGCTGAATGACGAACAAAAACAAACGCTGATGGAGGGCAAACCGCTCTATTTAGAGGGTATGATTTCCTCGAAAGGAACGGAGTTTTCGGCAACTGTACAATTCAATGCGGACAAACGGTATGTTGAGTTCCTGTTTGACAGAAGCAACAACAATCAGCAGGCGCAAACGAACCAACAGAATACCCAACAAAGCAATCAGCAAAGCCAACCGCAAGAAGCTCCAAGAACTTTCAGGGGCAAAGAACTGGATGATGAGCAGTACAACAAGTTCAAAGCCGGACAAACCATATACGTTGAACTGAAAGACAAAAAAGACCAACCGTATAAGGGTTATATCACGTTCGACAAAGATACCGGAAAGACCAATTTTGAGTTTCCCGGTCAGTACAAAGCACGGGTAGAACCTGCCGAAACTCATAAAACACAAACTGCCGTCAATTCGGAGGGTAAAACCAACGAAGCGACCAAGAACGTCCAAGAGCCTTTGAAGTCCGGGCAGCAAAGACCGAAAAACGAGAAGCAGCAGGAGCAACAGGATAACAAGCCTGAAAAATCCAAAGGCAGAAAAATGTAA
- a CDS encoding type IA DNA topoisomerase: MKTIIAEKPSVAREIAGLVGASDKKDGYLTGNGYFVTWAFGHLIGLGMPEDYGISGFDKASLPILPNPFLLTVRKVKKDKGYTADTGALKQLKVIEQLFKQSNSIIVATDAGREGELIFRYIYEYLKCNKPFERLWISSLTEKAIKQGFNNLKDGAAFDGLYQAAQGRSRADWLVGINATQALSIAAGNGIYSLGRVQTPTLALICKRYLDNKNFTVKKYWQIQLTHNKAQVDFKSISATKWDEKQLADDTLKAIQRGATATFTSVETKSVTEQPPLLFDLTGLQKEANKRLKLSAEATLNIAQSLYEKKFITYPRTGSKYIPEDMWAEIPNLVRALQNREDCKQALTKIKWGRFNKRIVNDLRVTDHHGLLITDKVPSVLNADENKIYNMIALRLLEAISQACVKEITDVSLQVLHYDFTAKGCKIQEAGWRSIKGSFTDDGEEPVQELPELHKGDELAIKEAAVLEKQTKPPVLYTEAGLLSAMETAGKEIENEEERKALKNIGIGTPATRAAIIETLFTRNYIQRDKRSLIPTEKGLQVYGLVKDRKIADVAMTAEWELALQKIENNEADAGTFQKEMETYAKSITDELLQTSIASTNQPKLTCPKCKSQQLIIRDKIVKCPDEACNWVQFRTVCGVQISIENVTNLVNKGKTSLIKGMTSKAGKKFDAYIILKENAESSFEFEKNKSSKRNGK; the protein is encoded by the coding sequence ATGAAAACAATCATTGCAGAAAAACCAAGCGTAGCAAGGGAAATAGCCGGACTTGTGGGAGCATCCGATAAAAAGGATGGCTACCTGACAGGTAACGGCTATTTTGTTACGTGGGCATTCGGTCATTTAATAGGACTGGGAATGCCCGAAGATTACGGCATTTCGGGATTTGATAAAGCATCCCTGCCGATATTGCCCAACCCGTTTTTATTGACCGTCCGCAAGGTCAAAAAAGACAAAGGGTACACCGCCGATACTGGCGCATTAAAGCAACTGAAAGTCATTGAGCAGCTTTTTAAGCAAAGCAACAGCATCATCGTTGCTACCGATGCAGGTCGTGAGGGCGAACTCATTTTCAGGTACATTTATGAATACCTGAAATGCAACAAACCTTTTGAACGCCTTTGGATAAGTTCGCTTACCGAAAAGGCAATAAAGCAAGGCTTCAACAACCTAAAAGACGGGGCAGCATTTGACGGACTGTATCAGGCAGCGCAAGGCAGAAGCCGTGCCGACTGGCTTGTAGGCATCAATGCTACACAGGCATTGAGCATTGCCGCAGGCAATGGTATCTATTCGCTTGGAAGAGTGCAAACGCCCACACTGGCTTTGATATGCAAACGTTACCTCGACAATAAGAATTTCACGGTAAAGAAATACTGGCAGATACAATTAACGCACAACAAAGCCCAGGTTGATTTCAAAAGTATTTCCGCAACCAAATGGGACGAAAAGCAACTTGCTGATGATACCCTTAAAGCTATTCAGCGTGGCGCAACGGCAACCTTTACATCAGTAGAAACCAAAAGCGTTACAGAACAACCGCCCTTGCTTTTCGACCTGACAGGCTTACAAAAGGAAGCCAACAAAAGGCTGAAATTATCTGCTGAAGCAACGCTCAATATTGCGCAAAGCCTGTACGAAAAGAAGTTTATCACGTACCCACGTACCGGGAGCAAATACATCCCTGAAGATATGTGGGCAGAAATTCCAAACCTCGTGCGGGCATTGCAAAATCGTGAGGATTGCAAGCAAGCCCTTACCAAAATCAAATGGGGACGGTTCAACAAACGTATCGTGAATGACCTCCGTGTAACGGACCATCACGGTTTGTTGATTACGGACAAAGTGCCGTCCGTACTTAATGCAGACGAAAACAAGATTTACAATATGATTGCGCTTCGCTTGCTTGAAGCCATATCGCAAGCCTGTGTCAAAGAAATAACCGATGTATCATTACAGGTATTGCATTACGACTTTACGGCAAAAGGCTGTAAAATTCAGGAAGCGGGTTGGCGTTCCATAAAAGGAAGTTTTACCGATGACGGCGAAGAGCCAGTGCAGGAATTACCTGAACTGCATAAAGGCGACGAACTTGCCATAAAGGAAGCCGCAGTTTTGGAAAAGCAGACCAAACCACCAGTGCTTTACACCGAAGCCGGGCTTTTGTCGGCTATGGAAACCGCAGGGAAAGAAATTGAGAACGAAGAAGAACGCAAAGCCCTCAAAAATATCGGCATCGGTACTCCTGCAACAAGAGCCGCCATTATCGAAACCCTGTTTACCCGTAATTATATCCAACGGGATAAACGTTCTTTAATCCCTACGGAAAAAGGATTGCAGGTGTACGGGCTTGTAAAAGACCGGAAAATTGCAGACGTGGCAATGACTGCCGAATGGGAATTGGCGTTACAGAAAATAGAAAATAACGAAGCGGATGCCGGAACATTCCAAAAGGAAATGGAAACCTATGCCAAATCTATTACCGATGAATTGCTACAAACCTCTATTGCAAGCACCAACCAACCCAAACTAACCTGCCCGAAATGCAAAAGTCAGCAGCTTATTATCCGTGACAAGATTGTGAAATGCCCTGATGAGGCTTGTAACTGGGTACAGTTCCGCACCGTCTGCGGTGTACAAATCAGTATCGAAAATGTAACAAACCTTGTCAATAAAGGCAAAACCTCTCTTATCAAAGGAATGACAAGCAAAGCCGGAAAGAAATTCGATGCTTACATCATTCTGAAAGAAAACGCTGAAAGTTCCTTTGAGTTTGAAAAAAACAAAAGCAGTAAACGCAATGGAAAATAA
- a CDS encoding helix-turn-helix domain-containing protein: protein MNIITVDEEVWKHLNERLKAISEYILKLEDTSYDSLWLNNHEVCQYLHISEKTLWRMRTNGQIAFSKMYGQYYYTIGAIKEMLNANAVQTTDEYVEQLMAKGKSYIEKGRKLKSGNH, encoded by the coding sequence ATGAACATTATAACAGTTGACGAAGAAGTGTGGAAGCACCTCAACGAACGGTTGAAAGCCATTAGCGAATATATCCTCAAACTGGAAGATACAAGCTACGATAGCTTATGGCTCAACAACCACGAAGTCTGCCAGTATCTCCACATCAGCGAAAAAACGTTGTGGCGTATGCGCACCAACGGGCAGATAGCTTTTTCAAAAATGTACGGGCAGTATTACTATACGATTGGTGCTATCAAGGAAATGCTCAACGCTAACGCCGTGCAGACGACCGATGAATATGTGGAGCAGCTTATGGCGAAAGGCAAAAGCTATATCGAGAAAGGCAGAAAGCTGAAATCAGGTAATCATTAA